In the Manis javanica isolate MJ-LG chromosome 12, MJ_LKY, whole genome shotgun sequence genome, one interval contains:
- the LOC140845275 gene encoding uncharacterized protein — protein MSSRQFRITVLPQAVRRRRGVAAASALTSGPGGRSQSTVPGSGGRPTVDCGGTYAPVEGRGTLEGAGGRKLHAARRSAGGGSPWPAPRRARPEVAAPPAGAQRPERPSGGPGRAARPRARSRESRRPSALPAPTCAWGLRDLPRPLLAAPGPGRLAAASAACPEPRSESGAHGEPQAGGLPDLGPDPPGRLASAAGPLPPSRPAAPAPGPYLGPGPDASSSRGRRLGVGRTAARAAPTLPPESGVEHSASPPSANEEDSARNSTTYLRARNGRAARGAWGRRRASPGSSRVRLPSGGTCPAVGAQAGGSVRCAPSHLLNELTPLISSTQPLPTNISCGIQRCKAASPATGVNYLAGKRTDRFFN, from the exons ATGTCATCTCGCCAATTCCGTATTACAGTTCTCCCGCAAGCTGTCAGGAGAAGGCGAGGCGTGGCGGCGGCCTCGGCGCTCACCTCGGGGCCTGGGGGCAGGTCTCAGAGCACAGTACCGGGGAGTGGGGGGCGCCCCACGGTAGACTGCGGGGGCACCTACGCTCCGGTGGAAGGAAGAGGGACGCTCGAGGGTGCCGGTGGGCGCAAGCTCCACGCTGCCCGACGGAGCGCAGGGGGCGGCAGCCCTTG GCCGGCGCCGCGGCGAGCACGCCCCGAGGTCGCGGCTCCGCCGGCGGGGGCCCAGCGTCCGGAGAGGCCCAGCGGAGGCCCAGGAAGGGCTGCCCGGCCGCGCGCGCGGAGCCGAGAAAGCCGGAGGCCCTCCGCTCTTCCGGCGCCAACTTGTGCGTGGGGGCTGCGCGACCTTCCCCGGCCGCTCCTGGCCGCGCCGGGGCCGGGAAGGCTCGCTGCGGCCTCAGCCGCCTGCCCGGAGCCGAGGTCGGAGAGCGGAGCCCACGGGGAGCCGCAGGCCGGCGGGCTCCCGGACCTTGGCCCCGACCCGCCGGGGCGCCTCGCGAGCGCTGCGGGCCCCCTCCCGCCTTCTCGCCCGGCGGCCCCCGCCCCGGGCCCTTACCTGGGTCCCGGGCCGGACGCGAGCAGCAGCCGGGGGCGGCGACTGGGGGTCGGGAGGACGGCGGCCCGCGCGGCTCCCACGCTTCCGCCCGAGTCAGGAGTTGAACATTCCGCCTCTCCGCCCAGCGCCAATGAGGAAGACAGTGCCCGCAACAGCACCACCTACCTCCGAGCGCGGAACGGCCGGGCGGCGCGCGGGGCTTGGGGAAGGCGCCGGGCCTCCCCGGGGTCCTCCCGGGTGCGCCTGCCCTCAGGTGGCACCTGCCCTGCCGTGGGGGCTCAGGCGGGTGGCTCTGTGCGCTGTGCACCTTCACATCTTTTGAACGAGTTAACACCACTTATTTCCTCAACTCAGCCCTTACCAACAAACATTTCCTGTGGAATACAGAGATGCAAGGCTGCTTCCCCCGCTACAGGAGTTAATTATCTAGCTGGGAAGAGGACAGACCG GTTTTTTAACTGA